In Fusarium verticillioides 7600 chromosome 4, whole genome shotgun sequence, the following proteins share a genomic window:
- a CDS encoding phosphatidylinositol glycan, class Q, producing the protein MFVWCIAIRQQGYANCSQARNTEFHLKAGTLFRSELHPTNQITDMCGHSSMHVLGLSNAIDAAAADPSWFCATTSSNPRQPKITCAKAVSVQLILYDRPQPQGMQYVSLNPIALALGHDGSLLGDITVSEGEQETRERQKKEENRKLVEKLKQHTIFKRVPSARDRALPKIINQINWSWELEKTLQKNVGRLGTRPRRSLSVSERVVETASTMRNYVILQLWTWFTLYLFPTIRKTFVLVLMGHRVVAEMLLLLLEFRAKPGYAALKDISATAQQVEIRLQQFCYWPMQYMKLRQRKNNWASVTTSHPDYIRFYNSLWLVANDVIIGIALGSYIIENADWVAEQIGDLLQTYTVDALQSSISWLMGWPAGLKLNGELAAFLGDLFLWVIDYWSSCIETLTPALPQMVWFIGFSSFAGASMPIAMFSDMLSTLTIHIYSFYLASGRIYHWQLTILQSLFHLFRGKKHNVLRNRIDSCDYDLDQLLVGTILFTLLFFLLPTVAVFYLNFAIARMAIISLKAGFDTLLSCLNHFPLFALMLRIKDPRRLPGGIRFELRDSHDYRHDKANNADGLPPTSVIYLKSIPLTFRIMFNQYFQMANRIRKHYLSPKVFFCLLTGKFVPPINRKNLYSLQYSMLPARRATIWEMWRALNTETRPAKRVSLPYIPPLSNAGRRTSANNGRAR; encoded by the exons ATGTTTGTTTGGTGTATTGCAATACGACAGCAGGGGTATGCTAATTGTTCTCAGGCACGAAACACCGAATTTCATCTCAAAGCCGGCACTTTGTTCCGCAGCGAGCTTCACCCTACTAACCAGATCACCGATATGTGTGGCCATAGCTCAATGCATGTCCTTGGCCTCTCGAATGCCATCGATGCAGCCGCCGCAGACCCTTCTTGGTTCTGTGCTACGACCAGCTCAAATCCAAGGCAACCAAAGATTACATGCGCGAAGGCCGTCAGCGTACAACTTATTCTGTATGATAGACCTCAGCCCCAGGGGATGCAATACGTTTCGCTGAATCCGATTGCACTAGCGCTTGGTCATGATGGTTCCTTGTTAGGCGACATAACAGTGTCGGAAGGGGAGcaagagactcgagagcgccaaaagaaagaagagaatcGCAAattggttgagaagctcaaacaGCACACCATTTTCAAACGAGTTCCTTCAGCACGCGACAGGGCCCTGCCCAAAATCATCAATCAGATAAACTGGTCTtgggagctggagaagacgtTGCAGAAAAATGTGGGACGGCTGGGAACAAGACCACGCCGAAGCCTTAGTGTGTCTGAAAGGGTGGTTGAGACAGCATCGACTATGCGAAATTATGTCATCCTTCAGTTGTGGACATGGTTTACTCTCTACCTTTTCCCTACTATACGCAAGACCtttgtccttgttctcatgGGCCACCGCGTTGTAGCAGAgatgctgctcttgctgcttgAATTTCGAGCCAAGCCTGGTTATGCGGCCCTGAAAGATATATCGGCTACAGCACAACAAGTTGAGATACGACTACAACAGTTTTGCTATTGGCCGATGCAGTATATGAAATTGCGACAACGGAAAAACAACTGGGCTAGTGTCACGACTAGCCATCCTGATTATATCCGTTTCTACAACAGTTTATGGCTTGTTGCCAacgatgtcatcatcggaaTCGCCCTAGGTTCATATATTATTGAGAATGCAGACTGGGTTGCTGAGCAAATCGGGGATCTACTCCAGACCTACACGGTAGACGCACTTCAAAGCAGCATATCATGGCTCATGGGCTGGCCGGCTGGCCTCAAACTCAATGGTGAACTGGCAGCTTTCTTAGGAGACTTATTCCTTTGGGTCATTGATTACTGGTCTA GTTGTATCGAAACTCTAACACCAGCATTGCCCCAGATGGTGTGGTTCATAGGgttctcctcctttgctgGAGCTAGCATGCCGATTGCCATGTTCTCTGATATGCTTTCCACCCTGACCATTCACATCTACTCGTTCTACCTTGCATCAGGACGTATATACCATTGGCAGCTCACCATTCTCCAGTCACTGTTTCATCTTTTCCGCGGCAAGAAACACAACGTTCTTCGCAACCGTATCGATTCTTGCGACTACGATTTAGATCAACTCCTTGTTGGCACCATCCTCTTTACGctactcttcttcctcttgccAACAGTCGCTGTCTTCTATCTCAACTTTGCCATCGCAAGGATGGCGATTATCTCTTTAAAGGCTGGCTTTGATACCCTTCTTTCATGTCTAAACCACTTTCCTTTATTTGCACTTATGTTGAGAATAAAAGATCCGAGGAGGCTTCCAGGTGGTATACGATTTGAGCTCCGAGATAGCCATGACTATAGGCACGACAAAGCAAATAATGCTGATGGACTGCCGCCTACGTCTGTTATTTACCTCAAG TCGATTCCTCTGACATTTCGGATCATGTTCAACCAATACTTCCAGATGGCAAATCGCATCCGAAAGCACTACCTGTCACCAAAAGttttcttctgcttgctGACGGGCAAGTTCGTGCCGCCAATTAATCGCAAGAACTTGTATAGTCTACAATACAGCATGTTGCCCGCTCGTCGGGCGACCATCTGGGAGATGTGGAGAGCGTTGAACACAGAGACCAGACCAGCAAAGCGGGTGTCGCTGCCTTATATCCCACCATTGTCCAATGCAGGTAGAAGAACCTCAGCGAATAATGGACGGGCTAGATGA
- a CDS encoding aldose 1-epimerase, with product MADAPISFLPLGAIIQSLVVNGINIVQGFPTQEDYEKHNSPYFGVTVGRVANRIKGARIDSLNGKEVTLAANDGQNHLHGGKIGWSSRIWDGPKPVGTRQVQGVEGLEGGESVTFTLISEDGDEGYPGTVEVTVTYTTGTQNVDGKEVIILAMEYEAKLVGGADETVINMTNHSYFNPSGKETIAGTEITLPTADYLAVGGDLIPTGKIEPFPGVTANKTFTLGPQEPNIDHCFVLNTDPSSVPLDTRNQSLNLNVKAHHSGSGVNLEVYSTEPTFQIYTGAGIDVPAVNGLPARGARAGFCCEPARYVNAANVPEWKNQVLLKKGDTYGARTVYKAWAD from the coding sequence atggctgacgCTCCTATTTCTTTCCTGCCTCTTGGCGCCATCATCCAGTCCCTTGTCGTCAacggcatcaacatcgtccAGGGCTTCCCCACGCAAGAGGACTATGAGAAACACAACTCCCCTTACTTTGGCGTGACAGTTGGTCGTGTCGCCAATCGAATTAAGGGTGCTCGCATTGACAGCCTCAATGGTAAGGAAGTTACTCTCGCCGCCAATGATGGACAGAACCATCTTCATGGCGGTAAGATTGGCTGGAGCAGCCGCATCTGGGACGGCCCCAAGCCTGTTGGAActcgccaagtccaaggcgTAGAGGGACTGGAGGGTGGGGAGAGCGTTACCTTTACACTTATCAGTGAGGATGGCGACGAGGGATACCCTGGCACCGTTGAAGTCACTGTGACTTACACAACCGGCACACAAAACGTCGATGGCAAGGAAGTCATCATTCTTGCCATGGAATACGAAGCAAAACTCGTTGGTGGCGCTGATGAGACCGTCATCAACATGACCAACCACTCCTACTTCAACCCCAGCGGAAAGGAGACTATTGCCGGTACAGAGATCACCCTGCCTACAGCCGACTACCTGGCTGTTGGTGGCGATCTCATCCCCACAGGCAAAATTGAGCCTTTCCCCGGTGTCACCGCCAACAAGACCTTCACACTGGGCCCCCAGGAACCCAATATCGACCATTGCTTCGTCTTAAACACAGACCCTTCCTCTGTGCCCCTGGACACCCGCAACCAGtccctcaacctcaatgTCAAGGCTCACCACTCCGGCTCCGGCGTGAACCTCGAGGTTTATAGCACTGAGCCTACCTTCCAGATCTACACCGGTGCCGGCATTGACGTGCCCGCCGTCAACGGTCTGCCTGCTCGTGGTGCTCGTGCCGGTTTCTGTTGTGAGCCTGCTCGCTATGTTAACGCCGCCAATGTACCTGAGTGGAAGAACCAGGTCTtgctcaagaagggcgacaCATATGGTGCCAGAACCGTATACAAGGCGTGGGCCGATTGA
- a CDS encoding 2,3-bisphosphoglycerate-independent phosphoglycerate mutase: MDALYKDSKGYTELEASSLAVGLPEGLMGNSEVGHLNIGAGRVVWQDVVRIDQTIKNGQLAQNDVIKKTFQSVAAGNGRLHLCGLVSHGGVHAKQTHLYALLKVAKEYGVPKVFIHFFGDGRDTDPKSGAGYMQELVDTAKEIGIGEIGTVVGRYFAMDRDKRWDRLEIALKGLVLGEGEASEDPVATVKARYERGGDLDRDEFLTPIIVGGDERRIKDDDTVFFFNYRSDRVRQITQLLGDVDRSPLPDFKYPKIKPLVTMTQYKGDYPFEVAFRPQHMGNVLAEWLGKQNVEQVHIAETEKYAHVTFFFNGGVEKVFPLETRDQSQDLVPSNKSVATYDLAPEMSADGVADQVVKRLGEQKFPFVMNNFAPPDMVGHTGVYDAAVIGCEATDKAIGKILEGCKKEGYVLFITADHGNAEEMKFPDGKPKTSHTTNKVPLLMANYPEGWSLKKTDEGVLGDVAPTVLAAMGLPQPEEMTGKSLLQKA, from the exons ATGGACGCTCTCTACAAGGACTCCAAGGGCTACACTGAGCTCGAGGCCTCGTCGCTGGCGGTGGGACTTCCCGAGGGTCTCATGGGTAACTCTGAGGTTGGACACTTGAACATTGGTGCTGGTCGCGTTGTGTGGCAGGACGTCGTCCGAATCGACCAGACCATCAAGAACGGCCAGCTGGCCCAGAATGATGTTATCAAGAAGACTTTCCAGagtgttgctgctggaaacGGCCGACTACACCTCTGCGGTCTTGTCTCCCACGGTGGTGTG CACGCCAAGCAAACCCACCTCTACGCCCTCCTCAAGGTTGCCAAGGAGTATGGTGTGCCCAAGGTCTTTATCCACTTCTTCGGTGATGGCCGTGACACCGACCCTAAGTCCGGCGCCGGCTATATGCAGGAACTTGTCGATACTGCCAAGGAGATTGGCATCGGTGAGATCGGTACCGTTGTTGGCCGATACTTCGCCATGGACCGCGATAAGCGTTGGGACCGCCTCGAGATCGCCCTTAAGGGTCTTGTCCTCGGTGAGGGTGAGGCCTCTGAGGACCCCGTTGCTACCGTCAAGGCTCGATATGAGCGAGGTGGTGATCTTGATAGGGATGAGTTCCTCACTCCCATCATTGTTGGCGGCGATGAGCGCCGCATCAAGG ATGACGAtactgtcttcttcttcaactatCGATCCGACCGTGTCCGCCAGATCACCCAGCTTCTGGGCGATGTTGatcgatctcctcttcccGACTTCAAGTaccccaagatcaagcccCTTGTCACCATGACTCAATACAAGGGTGACTACCCCTTCGAGGTTGCTTTCAGGCCCCAGCATATGGGTAACGTCCTCGCCGAGTGGTTGGGCAAGCAAAACGTTGAGCAGGTCCATATTGCTGAGACCGAGAAGTATGCTCACGTCACCTTTTTCTTcaacggtggtgttgagaaggtcttcCCTCTCGAAACCCGTGATCAGTCCCAGGATCTTGTCCCCTCCAACAAGTCCGTTGCTACCTACGATCTTGCACCTGAGATGTCTGCCGATGGTGTTGCCGACCAGGTCGTCAAGCGCCTGGGTGAGCAGAAATTCCCATTCGTCATGAACAACTTTGCCCCTCCTGACATGGTTGGTCATACTGGTGTATATGACGCTGCCGTCATCGGCTGTGAGGCCACCGACAAGGCCATTGGAAAGATTCTCGAGGGCTGTAAGAAGGAGGGCTacgtcctcttcatcacagccGATCACGGCAACGCTGAGGAAATGAAATTCCCTGATGGAAAGCCGAAGACTAGCCATACCACAAACAAGGTGCCCCTCCTCATGGCCAACTACCCCGAGGGCTGGAGCCTCAAGAAGACCGACGAGGGTGTCCTCGGTGATGTTGCCCCTACCGTGCTTGCTGCCATGGGTCTGCCTCAGCCCGAGGAGATGACTGGCAAGTCCCTTCTCCAAAAAGCTTAA
- a CDS encoding 2,3-bisphosphoglycerate-independent phosphoglycerate mutase, with product MAGEWHDINPHQYNVFPCKPICRVWADQITHHFFYSRQARVTLRLILIFLEPLLYTSSISFSFNLVLFFFLLTASVQEKKKNQQTAVIMSKTDQKACLIVIDGWGIPSVDSPKDGDAITNAKTPVMDALYKDSKGYTELEASSLAVGLPEGLMGNSEVGHLNIGAGRVVWQDVVRIDQTIKNGQLAQNDVIKKTFQSVAAGNGRLHLCGLVSHGGVHAKQTHLYALLKVAKEYGVPKVFIHFFGDGRDTDPKSGAGYMQELVDTAKEIGIGEIGTVVGRYFAMDRDKRWDRLEIALKGLVLGEGEASEDPVATVKARYERGGDLDRDEFLTPIIVGGDERRIKDDDTVFFFNYRSDRVRQITQLLGDVDRSPLPDFKYPKIKPLVTMTQYKGDYPFEVAFRPQHMGNVLAEWLGKQNVEQVHIAETEKYAHVTFFFNGGVEKVFPLETRDQSQDLVPSNKSVATYDLAPEMSADGVADQVVKRLGEQKFPFVMNNFAPPDMVGHTGVYDAAVIGCEATDKAIGKILEGCKKEGYVLFITADHGNAEEMKFPDGKPKTSHTTNKVPLLMANYPEGWSLKKTDEGVLGDVAPTVLAAMGLPQPEEMTGKSLLQKA from the exons ATGGCTGGTGAGTGGCATGACATAAACCCCCACCAATACAACGTGTTTCCCTGCAAACCCATCTGTCGTGTCTGGGCCGATCAAATCACGCATCATTTCTTTTACTCAAGACAGGCCCGAGTTACTCTCCGTCTTATCCTTATCTTCCTAGAGCCTCTTCTTTATACCTCGTctatttctttctcatttAACCTggtcctcttcttctttcttctcactGCTTCAGtgcaagaaaaaaaaaagaaccaacaaacagcagtcatcatgtccaagacTGATCAAAAAGCCTGCCTCA TCGTCATTGACGGTTGGGGCATTCCCTCTGTCGACAGCCCCAAGGACGGcgatgccatcaccaacgccaagaccCCCGTCATGGACGCTCTCTACAAGGACTCCAAGGGCTACACTGAGCTCGAGGCCTCGTCGCTGGCGGTGGGACTTCCCGAGGGTCTCATGGGTAACTCTGAGGTTGGACACTTGAACATTGGTGCTGGTCGCGTTGTGTGGCAGGACGTCGTCCGAATCGACCAGACCATCAAGAACGGCCAGCTGGCCCAGAATGATGTTATCAAGAAGACTTTCCAGagtgttgctgctggaaacGGCCGACTACACCTCTGCGGTCTTGTCTCCCACGGTGGTGTG CACGCCAAGCAAACCCACCTCTACGCCCTCCTCAAGGTTGCCAAGGAGTATGGTGTGCCCAAGGTCTTTATCCACTTCTTCGGTGATGGCCGTGACACCGACCCTAAGTCCGGCGCCGGCTATATGCAGGAACTTGTCGATACTGCCAAGGAGATTGGCATCGGTGAGATCGGTACCGTTGTTGGCCGATACTTCGCCATGGACCGCGATAAGCGTTGGGACCGCCTCGAGATCGCCCTTAAGGGTCTTGTCCTCGGTGAGGGTGAGGCCTCTGAGGACCCCGTTGCTACCGTCAAGGCTCGATATGAGCGAGGTGGTGATCTTGATAGGGATGAGTTCCTCACTCCCATCATTGTTGGCGGCGATGAGCGCCGCATCAAGG ATGACGAtactgtcttcttcttcaactatCGATCCGACCGTGTCCGCCAGATCACCCAGCTTCTGGGCGATGTTGatcgatctcctcttcccGACTTCAAGTaccccaagatcaagcccCTTGTCACCATGACTCAATACAAGGGTGACTACCCCTTCGAGGTTGCTTTCAGGCCCCAGCATATGGGTAACGTCCTCGCCGAGTGGTTGGGCAAGCAAAACGTTGAGCAGGTCCATATTGCTGAGACCGAGAAGTATGCTCACGTCACCTTTTTCTTcaacggtggtgttgagaaggtcttcCCTCTCGAAACCCGTGATCAGTCCCAGGATCTTGTCCCCTCCAACAAGTCCGTTGCTACCTACGATCTTGCACCTGAGATGTCTGCCGATGGTGTTGCCGACCAGGTCGTCAAGCGCCTGGGTGAGCAGAAATTCCCATTCGTCATGAACAACTTTGCCCCTCCTGACATGGTTGGTCATACTGGTGTATATGACGCTGCCGTCATCGGCTGTGAGGCCACCGACAAGGCCATTGGAAAGATTCTCGAGGGCTGTAAGAAGGAGGGCTacgtcctcttcatcacagccGATCACGGCAACGCTGAGGAAATGAAATTCCCTGATGGAAAGCCGAAGACTAGCCATACCACAAACAAGGTGCCCCTCCTCATGGCCAACTACCCCGAGGGCTGGAGCCTCAAGAAGACCGACGAGGGTGTCCTCGGTGATGTTGCCCCTACCGTGCTTGCTGCCATGGGTCTGCCTCAGCCCGAGGAGATGACTGGCAAGTCCCTTCTCCAAAAAGCTTAA
- a CDS encoding phosphatidylinositol glycan, class Q, protein MVEHDGLMRVFWPTDIRKSDRPGVVVGWRNSILDVFVVTILEDVDARNTEFHLKAGTLFRSELHPTNQITDMCGHSSMHVLGLSNAIDAAAADPSWFCATTSSNPRQPKITCAKAVSVQLILYDRPQPQGMQYVSLNPIALALGHDGSLLGDITVSEGEQETRERQKKEENRKLVEKLKQHTIFKRVPSARDRALPKIINQINWSWELEKTLQKNVGRLGTRPRRSLSVSERVVETASTMRNYVILQLWTWFTLYLFPTIRKTFVLVLMGHRVVAEMLLLLLEFRAKPGYAALKDISATAQQVEIRLQQFCYWPMQYMKLRQRKNNWASVTTSHPDYIRFYNSLWLVANDVIIGIALGSYIIENADWVAEQIGDLLQTYTVDALQSSISWLMGWPAGLKLNGELAAFLGDLFLWVIDYWSSCIETLTPALPQMVWFIGFSSFAGASMPIAMFSDMLSTLTIHIYSFYLASGRIYHWQLTILQSLFHLFRGKKHNVLRNRIDSCDYDLDQLLVGTILFTLLFFLLPTVAVFYLNFAIARMAIISLKAGFDTLLSCLNHFPLFALMLRIKDPRRLPGGIRFELRDSHDYRHDKANNADGLPPTSVIYLKSIPLTFRIMFNQYFQMANRIRKHYLSPKVFFCLLTGKFVPPINRKNLYSLQYSMLPARRATIWEMWRALNTETRPAKRVSLPYIPPLSNAGRRTSANNGRAR, encoded by the exons ATGGTAGAGCATGATGGGCTGATGAGAGTGTTCTGGCCGACGGACATTCGCAAGTCTGATCGCCCTGGTGTCGTGGTGGGATGGCGCAATTCCATATTGGATGTGTTTGTTGTAACCATCCTCGAAGATGTAGAT GCACGAAACACCGAATTTCATCTCAAAGCCGGCACTTTGTTCCGCAGCGAGCTTCACCCTACTAACCAGATCACCGATATGTGTGGCCATAGCTCAATGCATGTCCTTGGCCTCTCGAATGCCATCGATGCAGCCGCCGCAGACCCTTCTTGGTTCTGTGCTACGACCAGCTCAAATCCAAGGCAACCAAAGATTACATGCGCGAAGGCCGTCAGCGTACAACTTATTCTGTATGATAGACCTCAGCCCCAGGGGATGCAATACGTTTCGCTGAATCCGATTGCACTAGCGCTTGGTCATGATGGTTCCTTGTTAGGCGACATAACAGTGTCGGAAGGGGAGcaagagactcgagagcgccaaaagaaagaagagaatcGCAAattggttgagaagctcaaacaGCACACCATTTTCAAACGAGTTCCTTCAGCACGCGACAGGGCCCTGCCCAAAATCATCAATCAGATAAACTGGTCTtgggagctggagaagacgtTGCAGAAAAATGTGGGACGGCTGGGAACAAGACCACGCCGAAGCCTTAGTGTGTCTGAAAGGGTGGTTGAGACAGCATCGACTATGCGAAATTATGTCATCCTTCAGTTGTGGACATGGTTTACTCTCTACCTTTTCCCTACTATACGCAAGACCtttgtccttgttctcatgGGCCACCGCGTTGTAGCAGAgatgctgctcttgctgcttgAATTTCGAGCCAAGCCTGGTTATGCGGCCCTGAAAGATATATCGGCTACAGCACAACAAGTTGAGATACGACTACAACAGTTTTGCTATTGGCCGATGCAGTATATGAAATTGCGACAACGGAAAAACAACTGGGCTAGTGTCACGACTAGCCATCCTGATTATATCCGTTTCTACAACAGTTTATGGCTTGTTGCCAacgatgtcatcatcggaaTCGCCCTAGGTTCATATATTATTGAGAATGCAGACTGGGTTGCTGAGCAAATCGGGGATCTACTCCAGACCTACACGGTAGACGCACTTCAAAGCAGCATATCATGGCTCATGGGCTGGCCGGCTGGCCTCAAACTCAATGGTGAACTGGCAGCTTTCTTAGGAGACTTATTCCTTTGGGTCATTGATTACTGGTCTA GTTGTATCGAAACTCTAACACCAGCATTGCCCCAGATGGTGTGGTTCATAGGgttctcctcctttgctgGAGCTAGCATGCCGATTGCCATGTTCTCTGATATGCTTTCCACCCTGACCATTCACATCTACTCGTTCTACCTTGCATCAGGACGTATATACCATTGGCAGCTCACCATTCTCCAGTCACTGTTTCATCTTTTCCGCGGCAAGAAACACAACGTTCTTCGCAACCGTATCGATTCTTGCGACTACGATTTAGATCAACTCCTTGTTGGCACCATCCTCTTTACGctactcttcttcctcttgccAACAGTCGCTGTCTTCTATCTCAACTTTGCCATCGCAAGGATGGCGATTATCTCTTTAAAGGCTGGCTTTGATACCCTTCTTTCATGTCTAAACCACTTTCCTTTATTTGCACTTATGTTGAGAATAAAAGATCCGAGGAGGCTTCCAGGTGGTATACGATTTGAGCTCCGAGATAGCCATGACTATAGGCACGACAAAGCAAATAATGCTGATGGACTGCCGCCTACGTCTGTTATTTACCTCAAG TCGATTCCTCTGACATTTCGGATCATGTTCAACCAATACTTCCAGATGGCAAATCGCATCCGAAAGCACTACCTGTCACCAAAAGttttcttctgcttgctGACGGGCAAGTTCGTGCCGCCAATTAATCGCAAGAACTTGTATAGTCTACAATACAGCATGTTGCCCGCTCGTCGGGCGACCATCTGGGAGATGTGGAGAGCGTTGAACACAGAGACCAGACCAGCAAAGCGGGTGTCGCTGCCTTATATCCCACCATTGTCCAATGCAGGTAGAAGAACCTCAGCGAATAATGGACGGGCTAGATGA